One Mycolicibacterium rufum genomic window, CGGGTGTCACCGATCTGTCGGTACGGCTGCTGCCGATCGGCGACACCCGTGACGAGCTCGTGGCGTCCAAGTACCGCACCCGCGAGGTGATCGCCGAGCTCGCCGAGGCCGTGCGATGAACGGCCCGCTGGCCGGAATTCGCGTCCTGGAGGTCGGCGTCATGCTGGCGGGCCCGTACGCCACGATGATGCTCGCCGACCTCGGCGCCGACGTGATCAAGATCGAGCCGCCGGGTGGGGAGATCTCCCGCCAGGTGAGCGACAGCTACTTCGCGAGCCTGAACCGCAACAAGCGCAGCGTCTGTCTGGATCTCGGTTCCGGCGAGGGCAGGCGGCGGCTGGGCGAGCTGGTCGCGGAATCCCATGCGCTGCTGGTGAACATGAAGCCGTCGGCGATCCGGCGGCTGGGTCTGACCTATGAGTCGTTGCGGCAATTCAACGAGGCCATCGTGTGCGTGGCCCTGACCGGGTACGGGCTCGAGGGCGGAGACGACCCCGCGTTCGACTACGTCATCCAGGCCTCGACGGGGGTGGCGGCGATGACCGGCGACCCGGACGGGCCGCCGACGCTGCCCGGCTACTCGTCGGCCGACAATTCGACGGGCCTCACGGCGGCGCTCGGGCTGCTGGCCCAGATCGTGTCAGGGCGCGGGGGACAGGTCGACGTGTC contains:
- a CDS encoding CaiB/BaiF CoA transferase family protein, which gives rise to MNGPLAGIRVLEVGVMLAGPYATMMLADLGADVIKIEPPGGEISRQVSDSYFASLNRNKRSVCLDLGSGEGRRRLGELVAESHALLVNMKPSAIRRLGLTYESLRQFNEAIVCVALTGYGLEGGDDPAFDYVIQASTGVAAMTGDPDGPPTLPGYSSADNSTGLTAALGLLAQIVSGRGGQVDVSLRDVMLSQLNYRAAAYLNDGIEPRRHPHGAHSYYVPAQLFPTADGYLALFITHDAFWAAFAAEAGITGFSTMAERASRRDDVLEVVGNALSTDTAAQWEARLRPLGIPVSAVRTLPEALAATPEALITAGDHRLVGSPIRIAGYRPQYRPAPRLDDSVPTAHSS